A single Oncorhynchus mykiss isolate Arlee chromosome 22, USDA_OmykA_1.1, whole genome shotgun sequence DNA region contains:
- the LOC110501697 gene encoding gamma-crystallin M2-like: MGLYAMLLSQRCVQWGHRYKKKGFKPVGYQFQSSSSSSNSRTPMKQAKMPNMNSRIVFYEDRNFMGRSHECSTDCPDMYSFLSRCHSCKVEGGCFMLYDRPNYMGNQYFMRKGEYADYHMMRMANGMRSCRMIPMHRGSYRMKIYERESFGGQSHEIMEDCDNIMDRYRMSSCMSCNIQDGHWLMYEMPHFRGRMMFMRPGEYRHFSMGMGSMGGMGGMGGMRFQSMRRINESWY; encoded by the coding sequence ATGGGCCTCTATGCCATGTTGCTGAGTCAGCGGTGTGTACAATGGGGCCACAGGTATAAAAAGAAAGGTTTTAAACCAGTAGGATATCAGTtccagagcagcagcagcagcagcaacagcaggacCCCCATGAAGCAAGCCAAAATGCCCAACATGAACAGCAGGATAGTCTTCTACGAGGACAGGAACTTCATGGGCCGCTCCCATGAGTGCAGCACCGACTGCCCTGACATGTACTCCTTCCTGAGCCGCTGCCACTCCTGCAAGGTTGAGGGTGGCTGCTTCATGCTGTATGACCGCCCCAACTACATGGGAAACCAGTACTTCATGAGGAAGGGAGAGTACGCTGACTACCACATGATGAGAATGGCCAACGGTATGAGGTCCTGCCGCATGATCCCTATGCACAGGGGATCTTACAGGATGAAGATCTACGAGAGAGAGAGCTTCGGCGGTCAGAGCCACGAGATCATGGAGGACTGTGACAACATCATGGATCGTTACCGCATGTCCAGCTGTATGTCCTGCAACATCCAGGACGGCCACTGGCTCATGTATGAGATGCCCCACTTCAGAGGCAGGATGATGTTCATGAGGCCTGGAGAGTACAGGCACTTCAGCATGGGTATGGGAAGCATGGGTGGCATGGGCGGCATGGGTGGCATGAGGTTCCAGAGCATGAGGCGTATCAACGAGTCCTGGTACTAG